The genomic stretch GGCCTCGAAGGCGGCGTCGCTGACATCGCCATCGGCGTGCAACTCGGTGCAGAAGCGATACACGGCGACCTCATCCGCCGCCATGTCGGCGGGGGGCTGCCCCAGGCGCACGGCTTCGGCGATTTCGGGCCGCAGCCCGCCCTCCAGGGCCAGGGGGTGGTGGGCGAACCATTCGTAGCGCGCCCGGTACCGCTTGGCGGTGATCAGGATGGCCAGTTCCGAAAGCCGGGCGGGGAAGCTGCTGCCCCAGCGCATGAAGCGCCCGGCGCGTTGCAGTGCATCGGCCATGTCGGGGCTGTGCAGCCAGGCGGGGAAAGGCCCACGCAGC from Sediminicoccus sp. KRV36 encodes the following:
- a CDS encoding carboxymuconolactone decarboxylase family protein, producing the protein MPRFTTLTPETMTARQREVAEHIGAGARGGLRGPFPAWLHSPDMADALQRAGRFMRWGSSFPARLSELAILITAKRYRARYEWFAHHPLALEGGLRPEIAEAVRLGQPPADMAADEVAVYRFCTELHADGDVSDAAFEAAKALFGEPGIVELLGICGYYTAVGLTLNVARVPLPEGTPDPFGD